A portion of the Bosea sp. NBC_00550 genome contains these proteins:
- the bla gene encoding class A beta-lactamase: MTTRTIDSLVADRRWFLIGAGAALFGAGHAAAAPRASLDLRSLEVRHGGRLGLFATRESQRVGWRSTERFAFCSTFKLFLAAYVMQTVQQGRDRLDRAVPITAADMVPHGPVTQPAIGRTLTLEELCKATVEISDNPAANILIREMGGLAAFQQWYRSIGDQVTRVDRMETELNTALPGDMRDTTTAEQYVANLDEVLRGNLLSAAHLQLLVRWITETPTGAGRIKAGVPAGYTVGHKTGTGARATHNNIGIIWPPSGPSILICVFFTGAQNASPDAIDAVVADATRQAIGTFGLSSR, encoded by the coding sequence CCTTGTGGCGGACCGCCGCTGGTTCTTGATCGGCGCTGGTGCCGCTCTTTTTGGCGCCGGGCATGCCGCGGCTGCACCTCGGGCTAGTCTCGATCTTCGGTCCCTGGAAGTGCGCCATGGCGGCCGCCTCGGGCTTTTCGCCACGCGGGAGAGTCAGCGGGTCGGCTGGCGCTCGACCGAGCGCTTCGCTTTCTGTTCAACATTCAAACTGTTTCTCGCAGCCTATGTGATGCAGACTGTGCAGCAGGGGCGCGACCGGCTCGACCGAGCCGTCCCGATCACAGCCGCCGACATGGTGCCGCATGGGCCGGTCACGCAGCCGGCGATCGGCAGAACGCTCACGCTGGAGGAGCTGTGCAAAGCAACTGTCGAGATTAGCGACAACCCAGCGGCGAATATCCTCATCCGCGAAATGGGCGGTCTCGCTGCATTCCAGCAGTGGTATCGCAGCATCGGCGACCAGGTCACACGCGTTGATCGAATGGAAACCGAGCTGAACACCGCGTTGCCCGGCGACATGCGCGACACCACCACGGCCGAGCAGTATGTCGCCAATCTCGACGAGGTCTTGCGCGGCAACTTGCTCTCGGCGGCGCACCTGCAGTTGCTTGTGCGCTGGATCACCGAGACTCCGACCGGGGCAGGCCGGATCAAGGCAGGCGTCCCCGCCGGCTACACCGTCGGCCACAAGACCGGCACCGGGGCGCGGGCGACGCACAACAATATCGGCATTATTTGGCCGCCAAGCGGGCCATCGATTCTGATCTGCGTGTTCTTCACGGGCGCGCAAAACGCATCACCCGACGCCATTGATGCCGTCGTAGCGGATGCAACGCGACAGGCTATTGGTACGTTCGGGCTTTCATCTCGCTAG